In Flavobacteriaceae bacterium, the following proteins share a genomic window:
- a CDS encoding biopolymer transporter ExbD, whose amino-acid sequence MRNSKAPEVNAGSMADIAFLLLIFFLVTAVIPNDKGIARKLPPLCLEMDCSEELSEQNVLRISLNASNQIFVQNEIISIETFKNKIKAFVDNNGDKSCNYCKGLNLNKSSDNPKKAVISFQVHPETFYNTFIKVQDELSKAYYELRKQYALNILGKHIDVLNSEDIKTLKKAYPFKVSEAEVK is encoded by the coding sequence ATGAGAAATTCAAAAGCACCAGAAGTAAATGCAGGATCAATGGCAGATATTGCATTTTTATTACTTATCTTTTTTTTGGTTACAGCAGTAATTCCAAATGATAAAGGTATTGCTAGAAAACTCCCTCCTCTTTGTTTAGAAATGGATTGCAGTGAGGAGTTATCGGAGCAAAACGTCTTAAGAATTTCTTTAAACGCTAGTAATCAAATATTTGTTCAAAATGAGATTATCTCAATAGAAACATTTAAAAATAAAATAAAAGCATTTGTAGATAATAACGGAGACAAAAGCTGTAATTATTGTAAAGGATTAAATTTAAATAAGTCTTCAGATAATCCAAAAAAAGCAGTGATATCATTTCAAGTACACCCAGAAACATTTTATAATACATTTATAAAAGTACAAGATGAATTATCTAAAGCCTATTATGAACTACGTAAGCAATATGCATTAAATATTTTAGGAAAGCATATTGATGTCCTAAATTCTGAAGATATCAAAACATTAAAAAAAGCGTACCCATTTAAAGTTTCAGAAGCAGAAGTAAAGTAA